Proteins co-encoded in one Brassica oleracea var. oleracea cultivar TO1000 chromosome C4, BOL, whole genome shotgun sequence genomic window:
- the LOC106340643 gene encoding uncharacterized protein LOC106340643, whose protein sequence is MGRDHEGSPPVPLHLCVFVLILLMFVTISWYASYEPIIEGLTDQLKLALMASPLLLLLAVHFLSNGEGGGMVTSLIPLNERESLYRAGGTPWGVAFMLVFLFFMVSYQSQFQERWFPLR, encoded by the coding sequence ATGGGAAGAGATCACGAAGGAAGCCCTCCAGTTCCACTACATCTCTGCGTCTTCGTCCTCATCCTCTTAATGTTCGTAACGATTTCGTGGTATGCGAGTTACGAGCCAATAATAGAAGGTCTTACAGACCAGCTCAAGCTTGCTCTCATGGCTTCTCCTCTGTTGTTGCTCTTGGCCGTTCATTTTCTATCCAACGGCGAAGGAGGAGGGATGGTGACGTCACTGATACCTTTGAACGAGAGAGAGTCTTTGTATAGAGCTGGAGGAACGCCGTGGGGAGTGGCATTCATGCTTGTCTTCCTCTTCTTCATGGTTTCGTATCAATCTCAGTTTCAAGAACGTTGGTTTCCTCTAAGATGA